A DNA window from Gillisia sp. Hel1_33_143 contains the following coding sequences:
- a CDS encoding dihydrolipoyl dehydrogenase family protein: MPKIEEFDVFVIGTGTAGKKVATECVKAGWKVAIADNREFGGTCSNRGCDPKKVLLGLTEIIDRAERMRGYGITKMPEFSWEDLMAFKESFVNSIPRRTEEDFEELNIKMFHQSPKFIDKNTLSVEGKTISAKKIVIATGQKPLELKIPGREHAIVSDDFLNLKSLPESMIFIGAGYIGMEFAHMAARLGVNVTMIDTSDRPLNNFDKDIVGHLVTASEKIGIKFIFNAEATKIEKLRKNFRITANQNGKDISEKAELIINTAGRVPSIDELDLEKGEVSFSKKGITVDKHLQNPTNKSVYACGDVSDSEGLPLTPLSSKEALIVISNLLKTPSPIEANYPPQPSVVFTLPNIASVGLSEKEAKEKGYDYILEYELVPSWFNAKRVNSEEYAYKTLVDKKTDLILGAHLIGLEASEIINMFVMAMCGKLTTKELKNMIYAYPTWGSDMKGML; this comes from the coding sequence ATGCCTAAAATAGAGGAGTTCGATGTATTTGTAATAGGAACCGGTACTGCAGGAAAAAAAGTAGCCACAGAATGTGTGAAAGCAGGATGGAAAGTTGCCATTGCAGATAATCGTGAATTTGGAGGAACTTGCTCTAACAGAGGTTGCGATCCTAAGAAAGTGCTGTTGGGGTTAACTGAAATTATTGACAGGGCAGAAAGAATGAGAGGTTATGGTATTACTAAAATGCCAGAATTTAGCTGGGAAGATCTTATGGCTTTCAAAGAGAGCTTTGTAAATTCAATTCCAAGAAGAACAGAAGAAGATTTTGAGGAATTGAATATTAAAATGTTCCATCAGTCTCCAAAATTTATAGATAAGAATACGCTTTCTGTAGAAGGCAAAACAATTTCAGCAAAGAAGATAGTTATTGCCACCGGGCAAAAACCTCTTGAGCTAAAAATTCCTGGAAGAGAACATGCAATTGTAAGTGATGACTTTTTAAACCTTAAATCGCTCCCAGAGAGCATGATCTTTATTGGCGCAGGATATATAGGGATGGAATTTGCACATATGGCCGCAAGACTTGGAGTAAATGTTACAATGATAGATACTTCAGATAGACCTCTAAATAATTTTGATAAAGATATCGTTGGGCATCTGGTAACCGCTTCTGAGAAGATCGGTATAAAATTCATTTTTAATGCGGAGGCCACAAAGATCGAGAAACTTCGAAAGAACTTTAGAATTACAGCGAACCAGAACGGGAAAGACATTTCAGAAAAAGCTGAGCTTATAATTAATACCGCCGGAAGAGTTCCTTCTATTGATGAACTAGATCTTGAAAAAGGAGAAGTCTCTTTTAGCAAAAAAGGAATCACCGTAGATAAACATTTACAAAATCCAACCAACAAAAGTGTTTACGCTTGTGGAGATGTTTCAGATAGTGAAGGATTGCCATTAACCCCTCTTTCTTCTAAGGAAGCATTAATTGTTATTTCTAATCTACTAAAAACACCTAGTCCAATAGAAGCAAATTATCCACCTCAACCCTCTGTGGTCTTCACACTTCCAAATATAGCATCTGTAGGACTTTCAGAAAAAGAAGCTAAAGAAAAAGGATATGATTATATCTTAGAGTATGAACTTGTACCCTCTTGGTTTAATGCAAAAAGAGTTAATTCTGAAGAATATGCCTATAAAACGTTGGTAGATAAAAAAACAGATCTCATTTTAGGAGCGCATTTAATTGGATTGGAAGCTTCAGAGATCATTAATATGTTCGTAATGGCAATGTGTGGAAAATTAACCACTAAAGAACTAAAAAATATGATCTATGCCTACCCAACTTGGGGAAGTGACATGAAAGGAATGC